From Channa argus isolate prfri chromosome 21, Channa argus male v1.0, whole genome shotgun sequence, one genomic window encodes:
- the trim24 gene encoding transcription intermediary factor 1-alpha isoform X5, with product MEESAENVDNDDIVIIVENEAESLPAEKERVKQQGTFGLMDTCPICKLSFHNREPKLLPCLHSFCKRCLPAPFRNADPRRDSQAQSDNSKPLGAIRCPVCRQECWEMDVLDNFFVKDSAEVPSSTVEKNSQVCMSCEDNTEATGYCVECVEFLCVTCIEAHQRVKFTRDHTIRQKEEMSPEAVGISTQKPVFCNIHKQEPLKLFCETCDRLTCRDCQLLKHKDHNYQFLEDAYRNHRQYLENMTQQLQEKRKAIEDVSSCISTGLQQVEENRKAVTNEIKKSICNLIMEINRKGKILVNQLESLTKDHELALKKQQEDVNSLSRHLDHVISFTKWATASHSGTALLYCKRLILFQIHYLMRASCNPSIVPQSSVRFQCRSGFWATNVDLGSLVVERGPGWSPIPNHQAGPRAEAPGGGLSVSAQQRQSTLAQLQMQPHRQLPPNHWSWSYQNVRLPGPHGPPPPTRPINGGSSPSQGPPSLAQPGRRFGSSQPNPRSPTTASSILQNPGFASAQSLRDLIHSSNFPPKPMDVLQSTSRYPQPLSAAAVTQTTLNQRGLQESSFLKRTEASGTVPSITISVPKPSYAQSLASKTADKTSTLGHITVQGRQNSPVAKPSSSDRSTGTTSWNKTSEPPSVPSAKRRRRSSPGPIIVIKDEPEDEDEVRFVQSSVGSSLPDSSTGAQSKPRQQQKVSVPVPNPASDSKVGKEQHPQVAGHQESDKRAEPEEDPNEDWCAVCQNGGELLCCDKCPKVFHLSCHIPTLNESPSGEWFCSFCRDLDSPEMEYDCVSKDEPVSETFPPIDRRRCERLLLRLFCNDFSTDFQQAPSPSETRKYKELIKTPMDLSIVKRRLESKSADGECYVSPEGFVTDVRLIFFNCAKYYKSTSEIGSAGLYLEDYFEEQLKVTYPDRVFPGGREEQMIPPIEDEIDEEEEEMLEEGVAPIKNNKPQSPIGEGIPPVEEDLASLEETALAEERKSETEDGAMDTSEQKTNKKVAATDGGEAPVEDAQQDEKTPVKDVESFSAVASETQDRVTSSSPKEKNPPPTTDNPADLPKTQEKSVSAGTAKE from the exons ATGGAGGAAAGTGCAGAAAATGTTGACAACGACGACATTGTCATTATCGTGGAGAACGAGGCAGAAAGTTTGCCAGCCGAGAAGGAGAGGGTGAAGCAGCAGGGCACCTTCGGGCTCATGGACACATGTCCAATTTGCAAATTGAGCTTCCACAACAGAGAGCCCAAACTCCTGCCGTGTCTCCACTCGTTCTGCAAGAGGTGTCTTCCTGCGCCCTTCAGGAATGCTGACCCGAGGCGTGACTCACAGGCTCAAAGCGACAACAGCAAACCAC TAGGTGCCATTCGATGTCCAGTGTGTAGACAGGAATGCTGGGAGATGGACGTGCTGGATAATTTCTTTGTCAAAGACTCTGCTGAGGTGCCGAGcagcacagtggaaaaaaacagcCAG GTTTGTATGAGCTGCGAAGATAACACAGAAGCAACAGGTTACTGTGTGGAGTGTGTGGAATTCCTATGTGTGACATGTATTGAGGCACACCAAAGAGTGAAGTTCACCAGGGATCACACCATACGCCAGAAGGAGGAGATGTCACCAG AAGCAGTAGGTATTTCCACACAGAAGCCTGTGTTTTGTAACATTCACAAACAGGAGCCACTTAAGCTGTTTTGTGAGACATGTGATCGACTCACCTGTCGAGACTGTCAGCTGCTTAAGCACAAGGATCACAA CTACCAGTTTTTGGAGGATGCATACAGGAACCACAGGCAGTATCTGGAGAACATGACGCAGCAGttgcaagagaaaagaaaggccATCGAAGATGTATCCAGCTGTATCAGCACTGG ACTCCAGCAAGTTGAAGAAAACAGGAAGGCTGTaactaatgaaataaaaaagtctATCTGTAACTTGATTATGGAGATCAACAGGAAAGGGAAGATTCTGGTTAACCAGCTTGAG TCTCTGACTAAAGACCATGAGTTGGctttaaaaaagcagcaagaGGATGTGAACTCTTTGAGCAGGCACCTAGACCACGTTATCAGCTTTACCAAATGGGCCACAGCCAGCCACAGTGGAACAGCCCTCCTGTATTGTAAGAGACTG ATCCTTTTTCAGATCCATTACCTGATGAGGGCGAGCTGTAATCCGTCCATCGTCCCTCAGAGTTCTGTTCGCTTCCAGTGTCGCTCTGGATTCTGGGCCACAAATGTTGATCTCG GATCTTTGGTAGTGGAAAGAGGCCCTGGATGGTCACCTATCCCCAATCACCAAGCAGGTCCTAGAGCAGAGGCACCTGGTGGAGGCCTTTCAGTCTCAGCCCAGCAGCGACAGAGCACACTGGCCCAACTCCAGATGCAG CCCCACAGACAGCTCCCTCCCAACCACTGGTCGTGGTCCTACCAAAATGTCAGGCTCCCAGGACCTCATGGCCCTCCACCGCCAACCAGGCCCATCAATGGAGGGTCCTCCCCTTCCCAAGGTCCCCCCAGCTTGGCACAGCCAGGACGTAGATTTGGGAGCTCCCAACCAAACCCCAGAAGCCCCACAACAGCATCATCAATTCTTCAAAATCCAGGATTTGCATCCGCTCAG tctctgAGAGATCTGATCCATAGCTCCAACTTCCCTCCTAAACCCATGGATGTGTTGCAGAGTACGTCACGTTACCCACAGcctctgtctgctgcagcaGTCACACAAACGACACTAAACCAG CGGGGCCTGCAAGAGTCCTCCTTTCTGAAGAGGACTGAGGCCAGTGGAACTGTGCCCTCCATTACGATCTCTGTCCCCAAACCCAGCTATGCTCAAAGTCTAGCCTCTAAAACTGCTGACAAAACAAGCACACTCGGTCACATAACAG TTCAAGGAAGGCAAAACTCTCCAGTGGCCAAACCTTCTTCTTCAGACAGAAGCACAGG GACGACTTCCTGGAATAAGACTTCGGAGCCACCATCTGTCCCTTCAGCCAAGCGACGACGAAGGTCATCCCCAGGGCCCATCATTGTCATCAAGGATGAACCAGAAGACGAGGATGAAGTTCGTTTC GTGCAGTCGAGTGTGGGGTCCAGCTTGCCAGACAGCAGCACTGGGGCTCAGTCCAAGCCACGGCAGCAGCAGAAGGTGTCCGTTCCTGTCCCAAATCCTGCGTCGGACTCCAAAGTTGGGAAAGAGCAGCATCCTCAGGTTGCAGGGCATCAGGAGTCTGACAAGAGAGCGGAGCCAGAAGAAGATCCTAACGAGGACTGGTGTGCTGTCTGCCAGAACGGAGGAGAGCTGCTCTGTTGTGACAAATGTCCTAAAGTTTTCCATCTTTCCTGCCATATCCCTACATTGAACGAGTCCCCCAG TGGCGAATGGTTCTGTTCGTTCTGCCGAGACCTCGATTCTCCTGAGATGGAGTATGACTGCGTCAGCAAGGACGAACCTGTCTCTGAGACATTCCCACCTATTGATAGGAGG CGGTGCGAGAGGCTGCTACTACGTCTGTTCTGTAATGACTTCAGCACTGACTTCCAGCAGGCTCCATCTCCATCA gAGACCAGAAAGTACAAAGAACTGATAAAGACTCCGATGGATTTGTCGATAGTAAAGAGGAGACTGGAGTCAAAGTCAGCCGATGGAGAATGTTATGTTAGTCCTGAAGGGTTTGTCACAGATGTCAGGCTTATATTTTTCAACTGTGCAAAGTACTACAAG tcAACATCAGAGATTGGGAGTGCAGGCTTGTACCTGGAGGACTACTTTGAGGAACAGTTAAAGGTTACCTACCCCGACAGGGTCTTTCCTGGGGGGAGGGAAGAACAGATGATTCCTCCTATAGAGGATGAGatagatgaagaggaggaagagatgtTGGAGGAAGGTGTGGCTCCgatcaaaaacaataaaccacAAAGTCCTATTGGAGAAGGAATTCCCCCTGTAGAAGAGGATTTGGCTTCTCTGGAAGAAACAGCCCTGGCAGAGGAGAGAAAGTCAGAAACGGAGGATGGAGCGATGGATACAAGTGAGCAGAAGACGAACAAAAAGGTAGCAGCTACAGATGGAGGGGAAGCCCCTGTAGAGGATGCACAGCAGGATGAGAAAACTCCTGTAAAGGATGTGGAAAGTTTTTCTGCTGTTGCTAGTGAAACACAAGACAGAGTAACCTCCAGCTCCCCCAAAGAGAAGAACCCTCCACCCACTACAGACAACCCTGCAGATCTACCCAAAACCCAGGAGAAGTCAGTTTCTGCAGGCACAGCAAAAGAATAG
- the trim24 gene encoding transcription intermediary factor 1-alpha isoform X2 has protein sequence MEESAENVDNDDIVIIVENEAESLPAEKERVKQQGTFGLMDTCPICKLSFHNREPKLLPCLHSFCKRCLPAPFRNADPRRDSQAQSDNSKPRAIRCPVCRQECWEMDVLDNFFVKDSAEVPSSTVEKNSQVCMSCEDNTEATGYCVECVEFLCVTCIEAHQRVKFTRDHTIRQKEEMSPEAVGISTQKPVFCNIHKQEPLKLFCETCDRLTCRDCQLLKHKDHNYQFLEDAYRNHRQYLENMTQQLQEKRKAIEDVSSCISTGLQQVEENRKAVTNEIKKSICNLIMEINRKGKILVNQLESLTKDHELALKKQQEDVNSLSRHLDHVISFTKWATASHSGTALLYCKRLILFQIHYLMRASCNPSIVPQSSVRFQCRSGFWATNVDLGSLVVERGPGWSPIPNHQAGPRAEAPGGGLSVSAQQRQSTLAQLQMQVDKLSQQPHRQLPPNHWSWSYQNVRLPGPHGPPPPTRPINGGSSPSQGPPSLAQPGRRFGSSQPNPRSPTTASSILQNPGFASAQSLRDLIHSSNFPPKPMDVLQSTSRYPQPLSAAAVTQTTLNQRGLQESSFLKRTEASGTVPSITISVPKPSYAQSLASKTADKTSTLGHITVQGRQNSPVAKPSSSDRSTGTTSWNKTSEPPSVPSAKRRRRSSPGPIIVIKDEPEDEDEVRFVQSSVGSSLPDSSTGAQSKPRQQQKVSVPVPNPASDSKVGKEQHPQVAGHQESDKRAEPEEDPNEDWCAVCQNGGELLCCDKCPKVFHLSCHIPTLNESPSGEWFCSFCRDLDSPEMEYDCVSKDEPVSETFPPIDRRRCERLLLRLFCNDFSTDFQQAPSPSETRKYKELIKTPMDLSIVKRRLESKSADGECYVSPEGFVTDVRLIFFNCAKYYKSTSEIGSAGLYLEDYFEEQLKVTYPDRVFPGGREEQMIPPIEDEIDEEEEEMLEEGVAPIKNNKPQSPIGEGIPPVEEDLASLEETALAEERKSETEDGAMDTSEQKTNKKVAATDGGEAPVEDAQQDEKTPVKDVESFSAVASETQDRVTSSSPKEKNPPPTTDNPADLPKTQEKSVSAGTAKE, from the exons ATGGAGGAAAGTGCAGAAAATGTTGACAACGACGACATTGTCATTATCGTGGAGAACGAGGCAGAAAGTTTGCCAGCCGAGAAGGAGAGGGTGAAGCAGCAGGGCACCTTCGGGCTCATGGACACATGTCCAATTTGCAAATTGAGCTTCCACAACAGAGAGCCCAAACTCCTGCCGTGTCTCCACTCGTTCTGCAAGAGGTGTCTTCCTGCGCCCTTCAGGAATGCTGACCCGAGGCGTGACTCACAGGCTCAAAGCGACAACAGCAAACCAC GTGCCATTCGATGTCCAGTGTGTAGACAGGAATGCTGGGAGATGGACGTGCTGGATAATTTCTTTGTCAAAGACTCTGCTGAGGTGCCGAGcagcacagtggaaaaaaacagcCAG GTTTGTATGAGCTGCGAAGATAACACAGAAGCAACAGGTTACTGTGTGGAGTGTGTGGAATTCCTATGTGTGACATGTATTGAGGCACACCAAAGAGTGAAGTTCACCAGGGATCACACCATACGCCAGAAGGAGGAGATGTCACCAG AAGCAGTAGGTATTTCCACACAGAAGCCTGTGTTTTGTAACATTCACAAACAGGAGCCACTTAAGCTGTTTTGTGAGACATGTGATCGACTCACCTGTCGAGACTGTCAGCTGCTTAAGCACAAGGATCACAA CTACCAGTTTTTGGAGGATGCATACAGGAACCACAGGCAGTATCTGGAGAACATGACGCAGCAGttgcaagagaaaagaaaggccATCGAAGATGTATCCAGCTGTATCAGCACTGG ACTCCAGCAAGTTGAAGAAAACAGGAAGGCTGTaactaatgaaataaaaaagtctATCTGTAACTTGATTATGGAGATCAACAGGAAAGGGAAGATTCTGGTTAACCAGCTTGAG TCTCTGACTAAAGACCATGAGTTGGctttaaaaaagcagcaagaGGATGTGAACTCTTTGAGCAGGCACCTAGACCACGTTATCAGCTTTACCAAATGGGCCACAGCCAGCCACAGTGGAACAGCCCTCCTGTATTGTAAGAGACTG ATCCTTTTTCAGATCCATTACCTGATGAGGGCGAGCTGTAATCCGTCCATCGTCCCTCAGAGTTCTGTTCGCTTCCAGTGTCGCTCTGGATTCTGGGCCACAAATGTTGATCTCG GATCTTTGGTAGTGGAAAGAGGCCCTGGATGGTCACCTATCCCCAATCACCAAGCAGGTCCTAGAGCAGAGGCACCTGGTGGAGGCCTTTCAGTCTCAGCCCAGCAGCGACAGAGCACACTGGCCCAACTCCAGATGCAG GTTGACAAGCTTTCCCAACAGCCCCACAGACAGCTCCCTCCCAACCACTGGTCGTGGTCCTACCAAAATGTCAGGCTCCCAGGACCTCATGGCCCTCCACCGCCAACCAGGCCCATCAATGGAGGGTCCTCCCCTTCCCAAGGTCCCCCCAGCTTGGCACAGCCAGGACGTAGATTTGGGAGCTCCCAACCAAACCCCAGAAGCCCCACAACAGCATCATCAATTCTTCAAAATCCAGGATTTGCATCCGCTCAG tctctgAGAGATCTGATCCATAGCTCCAACTTCCCTCCTAAACCCATGGATGTGTTGCAGAGTACGTCACGTTACCCACAGcctctgtctgctgcagcaGTCACACAAACGACACTAAACCAG CGGGGCCTGCAAGAGTCCTCCTTTCTGAAGAGGACTGAGGCCAGTGGAACTGTGCCCTCCATTACGATCTCTGTCCCCAAACCCAGCTATGCTCAAAGTCTAGCCTCTAAAACTGCTGACAAAACAAGCACACTCGGTCACATAACAG TTCAAGGAAGGCAAAACTCTCCAGTGGCCAAACCTTCTTCTTCAGACAGAAGCACAGG GACGACTTCCTGGAATAAGACTTCGGAGCCACCATCTGTCCCTTCAGCCAAGCGACGACGAAGGTCATCCCCAGGGCCCATCATTGTCATCAAGGATGAACCAGAAGACGAGGATGAAGTTCGTTTC GTGCAGTCGAGTGTGGGGTCCAGCTTGCCAGACAGCAGCACTGGGGCTCAGTCCAAGCCACGGCAGCAGCAGAAGGTGTCCGTTCCTGTCCCAAATCCTGCGTCGGACTCCAAAGTTGGGAAAGAGCAGCATCCTCAGGTTGCAGGGCATCAGGAGTCTGACAAGAGAGCGGAGCCAGAAGAAGATCCTAACGAGGACTGGTGTGCTGTCTGCCAGAACGGAGGAGAGCTGCTCTGTTGTGACAAATGTCCTAAAGTTTTCCATCTTTCCTGCCATATCCCTACATTGAACGAGTCCCCCAG TGGCGAATGGTTCTGTTCGTTCTGCCGAGACCTCGATTCTCCTGAGATGGAGTATGACTGCGTCAGCAAGGACGAACCTGTCTCTGAGACATTCCCACCTATTGATAGGAGG CGGTGCGAGAGGCTGCTACTACGTCTGTTCTGTAATGACTTCAGCACTGACTTCCAGCAGGCTCCATCTCCATCA gAGACCAGAAAGTACAAAGAACTGATAAAGACTCCGATGGATTTGTCGATAGTAAAGAGGAGACTGGAGTCAAAGTCAGCCGATGGAGAATGTTATGTTAGTCCTGAAGGGTTTGTCACAGATGTCAGGCTTATATTTTTCAACTGTGCAAAGTACTACAAG tcAACATCAGAGATTGGGAGTGCAGGCTTGTACCTGGAGGACTACTTTGAGGAACAGTTAAAGGTTACCTACCCCGACAGGGTCTTTCCTGGGGGGAGGGAAGAACAGATGATTCCTCCTATAGAGGATGAGatagatgaagaggaggaagagatgtTGGAGGAAGGTGTGGCTCCgatcaaaaacaataaaccacAAAGTCCTATTGGAGAAGGAATTCCCCCTGTAGAAGAGGATTTGGCTTCTCTGGAAGAAACAGCCCTGGCAGAGGAGAGAAAGTCAGAAACGGAGGATGGAGCGATGGATACAAGTGAGCAGAAGACGAACAAAAAGGTAGCAGCTACAGATGGAGGGGAAGCCCCTGTAGAGGATGCACAGCAGGATGAGAAAACTCCTGTAAAGGATGTGGAAAGTTTTTCTGCTGTTGCTAGTGAAACACAAGACAGAGTAACCTCCAGCTCCCCCAAAGAGAAGAACCCTCCACCCACTACAGACAACCCTGCAGATCTACCCAAAACCCAGGAGAAGTCAGTTTCTGCAGGCACAGCAAAAGAATAG
- the trim24 gene encoding transcription intermediary factor 1-alpha isoform X1, with protein sequence MEESAENVDNDDIVIIVENEAESLPAEKERVKQQGTFGLMDTCPICKLSFHNREPKLLPCLHSFCKRCLPAPFRNADPRRDSQAQSDNSKPLGAIRCPVCRQECWEMDVLDNFFVKDSAEVPSSTVEKNSQVCMSCEDNTEATGYCVECVEFLCVTCIEAHQRVKFTRDHTIRQKEEMSPEAVGISTQKPVFCNIHKQEPLKLFCETCDRLTCRDCQLLKHKDHNYQFLEDAYRNHRQYLENMTQQLQEKRKAIEDVSSCISTGLQQVEENRKAVTNEIKKSICNLIMEINRKGKILVNQLESLTKDHELALKKQQEDVNSLSRHLDHVISFTKWATASHSGTALLYCKRLILFQIHYLMRASCNPSIVPQSSVRFQCRSGFWATNVDLGSLVVERGPGWSPIPNHQAGPRAEAPGGGLSVSAQQRQSTLAQLQMQVDKLSQQPHRQLPPNHWSWSYQNVRLPGPHGPPPPTRPINGGSSPSQGPPSLAQPGRRFGSSQPNPRSPTTASSILQNPGFASAQSLRDLIHSSNFPPKPMDVLQSTSRYPQPLSAAAVTQTTLNQRGLQESSFLKRTEASGTVPSITISVPKPSYAQSLASKTADKTSTLGHITVQGRQNSPVAKPSSSDRSTGTTSWNKTSEPPSVPSAKRRRRSSPGPIIVIKDEPEDEDEVRFVQSSVGSSLPDSSTGAQSKPRQQQKVSVPVPNPASDSKVGKEQHPQVAGHQESDKRAEPEEDPNEDWCAVCQNGGELLCCDKCPKVFHLSCHIPTLNESPSGEWFCSFCRDLDSPEMEYDCVSKDEPVSETFPPIDRRRCERLLLRLFCNDFSTDFQQAPSPSETRKYKELIKTPMDLSIVKRRLESKSADGECYVSPEGFVTDVRLIFFNCAKYYKSTSEIGSAGLYLEDYFEEQLKVTYPDRVFPGGREEQMIPPIEDEIDEEEEEMLEEGVAPIKNNKPQSPIGEGIPPVEEDLASLEETALAEERKSETEDGAMDTSEQKTNKKVAATDGGEAPVEDAQQDEKTPVKDVESFSAVASETQDRVTSSSPKEKNPPPTTDNPADLPKTQEKSVSAGTAKE encoded by the exons ATGGAGGAAAGTGCAGAAAATGTTGACAACGACGACATTGTCATTATCGTGGAGAACGAGGCAGAAAGTTTGCCAGCCGAGAAGGAGAGGGTGAAGCAGCAGGGCACCTTCGGGCTCATGGACACATGTCCAATTTGCAAATTGAGCTTCCACAACAGAGAGCCCAAACTCCTGCCGTGTCTCCACTCGTTCTGCAAGAGGTGTCTTCCTGCGCCCTTCAGGAATGCTGACCCGAGGCGTGACTCACAGGCTCAAAGCGACAACAGCAAACCAC TAGGTGCCATTCGATGTCCAGTGTGTAGACAGGAATGCTGGGAGATGGACGTGCTGGATAATTTCTTTGTCAAAGACTCTGCTGAGGTGCCGAGcagcacagtggaaaaaaacagcCAG GTTTGTATGAGCTGCGAAGATAACACAGAAGCAACAGGTTACTGTGTGGAGTGTGTGGAATTCCTATGTGTGACATGTATTGAGGCACACCAAAGAGTGAAGTTCACCAGGGATCACACCATACGCCAGAAGGAGGAGATGTCACCAG AAGCAGTAGGTATTTCCACACAGAAGCCTGTGTTTTGTAACATTCACAAACAGGAGCCACTTAAGCTGTTTTGTGAGACATGTGATCGACTCACCTGTCGAGACTGTCAGCTGCTTAAGCACAAGGATCACAA CTACCAGTTTTTGGAGGATGCATACAGGAACCACAGGCAGTATCTGGAGAACATGACGCAGCAGttgcaagagaaaagaaaggccATCGAAGATGTATCCAGCTGTATCAGCACTGG ACTCCAGCAAGTTGAAGAAAACAGGAAGGCTGTaactaatgaaataaaaaagtctATCTGTAACTTGATTATGGAGATCAACAGGAAAGGGAAGATTCTGGTTAACCAGCTTGAG TCTCTGACTAAAGACCATGAGTTGGctttaaaaaagcagcaagaGGATGTGAACTCTTTGAGCAGGCACCTAGACCACGTTATCAGCTTTACCAAATGGGCCACAGCCAGCCACAGTGGAACAGCCCTCCTGTATTGTAAGAGACTG ATCCTTTTTCAGATCCATTACCTGATGAGGGCGAGCTGTAATCCGTCCATCGTCCCTCAGAGTTCTGTTCGCTTCCAGTGTCGCTCTGGATTCTGGGCCACAAATGTTGATCTCG GATCTTTGGTAGTGGAAAGAGGCCCTGGATGGTCACCTATCCCCAATCACCAAGCAGGTCCTAGAGCAGAGGCACCTGGTGGAGGCCTTTCAGTCTCAGCCCAGCAGCGACAGAGCACACTGGCCCAACTCCAGATGCAG GTTGACAAGCTTTCCCAACAGCCCCACAGACAGCTCCCTCCCAACCACTGGTCGTGGTCCTACCAAAATGTCAGGCTCCCAGGACCTCATGGCCCTCCACCGCCAACCAGGCCCATCAATGGAGGGTCCTCCCCTTCCCAAGGTCCCCCCAGCTTGGCACAGCCAGGACGTAGATTTGGGAGCTCCCAACCAAACCCCAGAAGCCCCACAACAGCATCATCAATTCTTCAAAATCCAGGATTTGCATCCGCTCAG tctctgAGAGATCTGATCCATAGCTCCAACTTCCCTCCTAAACCCATGGATGTGTTGCAGAGTACGTCACGTTACCCACAGcctctgtctgctgcagcaGTCACACAAACGACACTAAACCAG CGGGGCCTGCAAGAGTCCTCCTTTCTGAAGAGGACTGAGGCCAGTGGAACTGTGCCCTCCATTACGATCTCTGTCCCCAAACCCAGCTATGCTCAAAGTCTAGCCTCTAAAACTGCTGACAAAACAAGCACACTCGGTCACATAACAG TTCAAGGAAGGCAAAACTCTCCAGTGGCCAAACCTTCTTCTTCAGACAGAAGCACAGG GACGACTTCCTGGAATAAGACTTCGGAGCCACCATCTGTCCCTTCAGCCAAGCGACGACGAAGGTCATCCCCAGGGCCCATCATTGTCATCAAGGATGAACCAGAAGACGAGGATGAAGTTCGTTTC GTGCAGTCGAGTGTGGGGTCCAGCTTGCCAGACAGCAGCACTGGGGCTCAGTCCAAGCCACGGCAGCAGCAGAAGGTGTCCGTTCCTGTCCCAAATCCTGCGTCGGACTCCAAAGTTGGGAAAGAGCAGCATCCTCAGGTTGCAGGGCATCAGGAGTCTGACAAGAGAGCGGAGCCAGAAGAAGATCCTAACGAGGACTGGTGTGCTGTCTGCCAGAACGGAGGAGAGCTGCTCTGTTGTGACAAATGTCCTAAAGTTTTCCATCTTTCCTGCCATATCCCTACATTGAACGAGTCCCCCAG TGGCGAATGGTTCTGTTCGTTCTGCCGAGACCTCGATTCTCCTGAGATGGAGTATGACTGCGTCAGCAAGGACGAACCTGTCTCTGAGACATTCCCACCTATTGATAGGAGG CGGTGCGAGAGGCTGCTACTACGTCTGTTCTGTAATGACTTCAGCACTGACTTCCAGCAGGCTCCATCTCCATCA gAGACCAGAAAGTACAAAGAACTGATAAAGACTCCGATGGATTTGTCGATAGTAAAGAGGAGACTGGAGTCAAAGTCAGCCGATGGAGAATGTTATGTTAGTCCTGAAGGGTTTGTCACAGATGTCAGGCTTATATTTTTCAACTGTGCAAAGTACTACAAG tcAACATCAGAGATTGGGAGTGCAGGCTTGTACCTGGAGGACTACTTTGAGGAACAGTTAAAGGTTACCTACCCCGACAGGGTCTTTCCTGGGGGGAGGGAAGAACAGATGATTCCTCCTATAGAGGATGAGatagatgaagaggaggaagagatgtTGGAGGAAGGTGTGGCTCCgatcaaaaacaataaaccacAAAGTCCTATTGGAGAAGGAATTCCCCCTGTAGAAGAGGATTTGGCTTCTCTGGAAGAAACAGCCCTGGCAGAGGAGAGAAAGTCAGAAACGGAGGATGGAGCGATGGATACAAGTGAGCAGAAGACGAACAAAAAGGTAGCAGCTACAGATGGAGGGGAAGCCCCTGTAGAGGATGCACAGCAGGATGAGAAAACTCCTGTAAAGGATGTGGAAAGTTTTTCTGCTGTTGCTAGTGAAACACAAGACAGAGTAACCTCCAGCTCCCCCAAAGAGAAGAACCCTCCACCCACTACAGACAACCCTGCAGATCTACCCAAAACCCAGGAGAAGTCAGTTTCTGCAGGCACAGCAAAAGAATAG